The following coding sequences lie in one Pseudorca crassidens isolate mPseCra1 chromosome 2, mPseCra1.hap1, whole genome shotgun sequence genomic window:
- the MUC1 gene encoding mucin-1 encodes MGGGTGIKQQAPVPAPPHAHCLPESVLPPPHHLATTMTPDIQAPFFFLLLLFLTVSATTKSTSPQPSTSGASPPTTSPASGSTAPTSPASTSAAPPIPSGTSPRATSGDSPPTTSPASGSAAPTSPASTSAAPTSPASGSTAPPISSGTSPRATSGDSPLTTSPASGSAAPTSPASGSTAPTSPASGSTAPTSPASTSAAPPIPSGTSPRATSGDSPPTTSPASGSAAPTNPASGSTAPTSPASGSTAPPISSGTSPRATSGDSPLTTSPASGSAAPTSPASGSAAPTSPASGSTAPTSPASTSAAPPIPSGTSPRATSGDSPPTTSPASGSAAPTNPASGSTAPTSPASTSAAPPIPSGTSPRATSGDSPPTTSPASGSAAPTSPASGSTAPTSPASTSAAPPIPSGTSPRATSGDSPPTTSPASGSAAPTSPASGSTAPTSPASGSTAPTSPASTSAAPPIPSGTSPRATSGDSPPTTSPASTSAAPTSPASGSTAPPIPSGTSPRATSGDSPLTTSPASGSAAPTSPASGSAAPTSPASGSTAPPTHSGTSPRATSGNSPPTTSPASGSAAPTSPASGSTAPPTHSGTSPRATSGNSPPTTSPASSSVVITAHEGTSSKITMTQASKGTPSSVPSSYTPTVSASHITRTTASSTNQSIVPPYAPTSSSNKTSQQLPIRVSLFFLSFRITNLQFNSSLENPSTSYYQKLQRIISVLFVQTYKQEDFLGLSDIEFRPGSVVVKLTLVFREGTTAHDVERQFGQLAAAAVKCNLTISGVSVCDASFPSSAQSGSGVPGWGIALLVLVCVLVALAIIYLIALVVCQCRQKNDGQLDLFPIQDAYHPMSEYPTYHTHGRYVPPGSTKRSPFEEVSAGNGGSTLSYANLAATSANL; translated from the exons ATGGGGGGGGGGACCGGTATAAAGCAGCAGGCGCCTGTGCCTGCTCCACCACACGCGCACTGCCTGCCTGAGTCtgttctgccccctccccaccacttgGCCACCACCATGACACCGGACATCCAggcccctttcttcttcctgctgctGCTATTCCTTACAG TCTCTGCTACAACCAAAAGCACAAGTCCACAGCCTTCGACCAGTGGCGCCTCACCTCCGAccaccagccctgcctcaggctcgactgcccccaccagccctgcctcaACCTCTGCTGCCCCTCCGATCCCCAGTGGTACCTCACCCCGGGCCACCAGTGGCGACTCACCTCCGAccaccagccctgcctcaggctcggctgcccccaccagccctgcctcaacctctgctgcccccaccagccctgcctcaggCTCAACTGCCCCTCCGATCTCCAGTGGTACCTCACCCCGGGCCACCAGTGGCGACTCACCTCTGAccaccagccctgcctcaggctcggctgcccccaccagccctgcctcaggctcgactgcccccaccagccctgcctcaggctcgactgcccccaccagccctgcctcaACCTCTGCTGCCCCTCCGATCCCCAGTGGTACCTCACCCCGGGCCACCAGTGGCGACTCACCTCCGAccaccagccctgcctcaggCTCGGCTGCCCCCACCAACCCTGCCTCAGGCTCGACtgcccccaccagccctgcctcaggCTCAACTGCCCCTCCGATCTCCAGTGGTACCTCACCCCGGGCCACCAGTGGCGACTCACCTCTGAccaccagccctgcctcaggctcggctgcccccaccagccctgcctcaggctcggctgcccccaccagccctgcctcaggctcgactgcccccaccagccctgcctcaACCTCTGCTGCCCCTCCGATCCCCAGTGGTACCTCACCCCGGGCCACCAGTGGCGACTCACCTCCGAccaccagccctgcctcaggCTCGGCTGCCCCCACCAACCCTGCCTCAGGCTCGACtgcccccaccagccctgcctcaACCTCTGCTGCCCCTCCGATCCCCAGTGGTACCTCACCCCGGGCCACCAGTGGCGACTCACCTCCGAccaccagccctgcctcaggctcggctgcccccaccagccctgcctcaggctcgactgcccccaccagccctgcctcaACCTCTGCTGCCCCTCCGATCCCCAGTGGTACCTCACCCCGGGCCACCAGTGGCGACTCACCTCCGAccaccagccctgcctcaggctcggctgcccccaccagccctgcctcaggctcgactgcccccaccagccctgcctcaggctcgactgcccccaccagccctgcctcaACCTCTGCTGCCCCTCCGATCCCCAGTGGTACCTCACCCCGGGCCACCAGTGGCGACTCACCTCCGACCACCAGCCCTGCCTCAACCTCTGCtgcccccaccagccctgcctcaggCTCAACTGCCCCTCCGATCCCCAGTGGTACCTCACCCCGGGCCACCAGTGGCGACTCACCTCTGAccaccagccctgcctcaggctctgctgcccccaccagccctgcctcaggctcggctgcccccaccagccctgcctcaggCTCGACTGCCCCTCCGACCCACAGTGGTACCTCACCCCGGGCCACCAGTGGCAACTCACCTCCGAccaccagccctgcctcaggctcggctgcccccaccagccctgcctcaggCTCGACTGCCCCTCCGACCCACAGTGGTACCTCACCCCGGGCCACCAGTGGCAACTCACCTCCGACCACCAGCCCTGCCTCAAGTTCAGTTGTCATTACAGCACATGAGGGCACCTCTTCCAAGATTACCATGACCCAAGCCAGCAAGGGCACTCCATCCTCAGTTCCCAGCTCTTATACTCCCACCGTTTCTGCCAGCCACATTACCAGGACAACCGCCAGCAGCACTAACCAGAGCATAGTACCTCCCTATGCTCCCACCTCCTCCAGTAATAAGACTTCTCAGCAGTTGCCTATTAGGGTCTCCCTGTTCTTCCTGTCTTTTCGCATTACGAACCTCCAGTTTAACTCTTCCCTGGAAAATCCCAGCACCAGCTACTACCAGAAGCTGCAGAGAATCATTTCTGTATTG TTTGTGCAGACTTATAAACAAGAGGATTTTCTGGGCCTCTCAGATATCGAGTTCAG GCCAGGATCTGTGGTGGTAAAATTAACCTTGGTCTTCCGAGAGGGGACCACTGCCCACGACGTGGAGAGACAGTTTGGTCAGCTTGCAGCAGCAGCAGTCAAATGTAACCTGACCATCAGTGGAGTTAGTG tGTGTGATGCATCATTTCCTTCCTCTGCCCAGTCTGGGTCTGGGGTGCCTGGCTGGGGCATTGCCCTTCTGGTACTGGTCTGTGTTCTGGTTGCCCTGGCCATCATTTATCTCATTGCCCTG GTTGTGTGTCAGTGCAGACAAAAGAACGATGGGCAGCTGGACCTCTTTCCAATCCAAGATGCCTACCATCCTATGAGCGAGTACCCCACCTACCACACCCATGGGCGCTATGTGCCCCCTGGCAGTACCAAACGGAGCCCCTTTGAGGAG GTTTCTGCAGGCAACGGTGGCAGCACTCTCTCTTACGCGAACCTGGCAGCCACTTCCGCCAACTTGTAG